From the Serratia nematodiphila DZ0503SBS1 genome, one window contains:
- a CDS encoding ankyrin repeat domain-containing protein has translation MSKLIMAIALLFTVLMVQGCNKSMGYEPQDFFEGRQLDIAQLIYDGDEVKLKEKLPSISKEELNRPVKADMTLLFWSVLNAIYDKNTPERLKIITDLVKAGADPLQPRPEGGSSPAEFVMKADKGIWVKAMLDGGLPPNAKDKVFNEPIVFQTIKAKNTETLRVMLDYGADINTRDSLGNTLLISSLDSHSFDHTIFLLERGADSKIKGKFGWTMGNQLQRFIDRGVGDAEDKEKINKIKELLIKNGGDWPPLPIEN, from the coding sequence ATGAGCAAATTGATAATGGCAATAGCGCTACTGTTTACTGTCCTCATGGTGCAAGGATGCAACAAAAGCATGGGATATGAGCCACAGGATTTTTTTGAAGGCCGGCAGCTGGACATCGCACAGCTGATTTATGATGGCGATGAAGTGAAACTGAAAGAGAAACTTCCCTCTATAAGCAAGGAAGAACTGAATCGACCGGTGAAAGCAGACATGACCCTGCTGTTTTGGTCGGTGCTAAACGCAATCTACGATAAAAATACGCCGGAAAGGCTGAAAATAATAACCGACCTGGTTAAAGCTGGCGCAGACCCGCTGCAGCCCAGACCGGAAGGGGGAAGCAGCCCGGCGGAATTTGTCATGAAAGCCGACAAGGGGATTTGGGTCAAAGCCATGCTCGACGGCGGTTTACCGCCAAACGCAAAAGATAAGGTATTCAATGAGCCCATTGTATTCCAAACAATCAAAGCCAAAAACACTGAAACGTTAAGGGTGATGCTGGATTATGGCGCAGACATAAATACAAGAGACTCATTGGGAAACACCTTATTGATAAGCTCACTGGATTCTCATTCGTTTGATCATACGATTTTTTTGTTAGAGAGAGGTGCAGATAGCAAAATAAAAGGGAAATTTGGTTGGACTATGGGCAATCAGCTTCAGCGCTTTATAGATAGAGGGGTAGGCGATGCCGAGGATAAAGAGAAAATTAACAAGATAAAAGAGTTATTAATTAAAAACGGTGGAGACTGGCCTCCACTACCTATAGAGAATTGA
- a CDS encoding LysR family transcriptional regulator has product MPSLIYSFAQLEAFTAVAEHGSLAKAALKLGKDRTTLRDLIDFLEDGLSYALFLREGRSLHLTPEGEQLQRQAHLLMRQVKAFEAFAKDVPKSAAQEISLVYDPFTPRALLQALIAAMAQRNTRLSLINASRDEAESLLANGQADLGICQARHRSVGDAMEWRALGAIEMDFYAAKTLFPGAEQPLSLLELSLTPQVIMHPDSDEPVARRLQISGHTIFTNELEMLRALLEQGCGWGFLPTHMHAEQWKNVNTLRTEVGSQGISQTMVTIWKPGNDRRALIDETLTLLPELWRGVGGEKSRLD; this is encoded by the coding sequence GTGCCAAGCCTGATTTATTCTTTTGCCCAACTGGAAGCCTTCACCGCCGTGGCCGAGCACGGCAGCCTGGCGAAAGCCGCGCTCAAGCTGGGCAAAGACCGCACGACGCTGCGCGATTTGATTGATTTTCTCGAGGATGGCTTGAGCTATGCGCTGTTCCTGCGCGAGGGGCGCAGCCTGCACCTGACGCCGGAAGGCGAACAGCTGCAGCGCCAGGCACACCTGCTGATGCGCCAGGTGAAAGCCTTTGAGGCATTTGCCAAAGACGTGCCGAAGAGCGCGGCGCAGGAAATCTCGCTGGTCTACGATCCCTTTACCCCCCGCGCGCTGCTGCAGGCGCTGATAGCCGCCATGGCCCAGCGCAACACGCGCCTGAGCCTGATTAACGCCTCGCGCGACGAGGCGGAAAGCCTGCTGGCAAACGGCCAGGCCGATCTGGGCATCTGCCAGGCGCGCCACCGCAGCGTGGGCGACGCCATGGAGTGGCGCGCCTTAGGGGCGATAGAGATGGATTTCTACGCCGCTAAAACGCTTTTCCCCGGCGCGGAGCAGCCGCTTTCGCTGCTGGAGCTCTCGCTCACGCCGCAGGTGATCATGCATCCGGACTCTGACGAACCGGTGGCGCGCCGCCTGCAAATTTCTGGGCATACCATTTTCACCAACGAGCTGGAAATGCTGCGCGCCCTGCTTGAACAAGGCTGCGGCTGGGGATTCCTGCCAACACATATGCATGCCGAACAGTGGAAAAACGTCAACACGCTGCGTACAGAAGTGGGCAGCCAGGGGATCAGCCAAACCATGGTGACTATCTGGAAGCCGGGCAACGACCGACGGGCGCTGATTGATGAGACGTTGACGCTGCTGCCGGAGTTGTGGCGCGGGGTTGGGGGTGAAAAGTCGCGGCTAGATTAG
- a CDS encoding ankyrin repeat domain-containing protein has product MSPLSGGEYEQIDNGNGVTVYCSHDARMQKNMEYEPQDFFEGRQLDIAQLIYDGDEVKLKEKLPSVSKEELNRPVKADMTLLFWSVLNSIYDKNTPERLKIITDLVKAGADPLQPRPEGGSSPAEFVMKADKGIWVKAMLDGGLPPNAKDKVFNEPIVFQTIKAKNTETLKVMLDYGADINIRDSLQQTLLMDAFFSSAFEHMTLLLNRGANPNPVNINNLSLLTAVNRQIKDSQDGSEYNEQCKKILEIMLLKGAKETQ; this is encoded by the coding sequence ATGTCGCCACTATCAGGGGGAGAATATGAGCAAATTGATAATGGCAATGGCGTTACTGTTTACTGTTCTCATGATGCAAGGATGCAAAAAAACATGGAATATGAACCACAGGATTTTTTTGAAGGCCGTCAACTGGACATCGCACAGCTGATTTATGATGGCGATGAAGTGAAACTGAAAGAGAAACTTCCCTCTGTCAGCAAGGAAGAACTGAATCGACCGGTTAAGGCAGACATGACCCTGCTGTTTTGGTCGGTGCTAAACTCAATCTATGATAAAAACACGCCAGAAAGGCTGAAAATAATAACCGACTTGGTAAAAGCTGGCGCAGATCCGCTGCAACCCAGACCGGAGGGAGGAAGCAGCCCAGCGGAATTCGTCATGAAAGCCGACAAGGGGATTTGGGTCAAAGCCATGCTCGACGGCGGTTTACCGCCAAACGCAAAAGATAAGGTATTCAATGAGCCCATTGTATTCCAAACAATCAAAGCCAAAAACACTGAAACGTTAAAGGTGATGCTGGATTACGGAGCGGACATTAACATCAGAGACTCCTTACAACAAACCTTATTAATGGATGCTTTTTTTAGCTCAGCCTTTGAGCACATGACCCTACTGCTCAATCGGGGTGCGAACCCTAACCCGGTAAATATAAACAATCTTTCGCTGTTAACAGCAGTGAATCGGCAAATAAAAGACAGCCAAGATGGCTCAGAATACAATGAACAGTGTAAGAAAATACTCGAGATCATGCTTTTAAAAGGAGCAAAGGAAACTCAGTAA
- a CDS encoding serine hydrolase domain-containing protein: MKSKVFNRSLLAGVVISLCSGLLAPAALAACAGTELRACPAPFDAQLPDTHKMLTWSQSDRVIGFRNDYRNYAGDVFHHGSATPLVAAAKQLTNASYRVNGKTYSLQDYLQRQNVSGMLVLKDGKIAWKYLGQGNTDATLWTSRSVGKSVVATLVGVAIKQGKIRSLDDLITQYEPDLKGTAWDGVTLRQLITHTSGVAWNEDYTNPKSDFAQLTECEAKPGTYACVRKLVAGLQRAHPAGQNWSYSSGGAWLLGDVLERATGMPLAAYLEQSIWQPYGMASDGVWHAYAKGQHDVGAHGFNATLEDWGRFGEFILHNGTLPNGKQILPEDWVAQSSNWTRAAGSVSAAHPNGIYGFQWWNNEVPANATNVEPAPQASLKHSLWALGIFGQMIMVNQAENLVIVQWSTWPQAEPSFSAQPLEASLMFSAIAKELR; this comes from the coding sequence ATGAAAAGCAAAGTGTTTAACCGCAGCCTGTTGGCGGGCGTTGTCATCAGTCTCTGCAGCGGCCTGTTGGCGCCCGCCGCGCTGGCCGCCTGTGCGGGCACCGAACTCAGAGCCTGTCCGGCGCCTTTCGATGCGCAATTGCCGGACACGCACAAGATGCTCACCTGGAGCCAGAGCGACCGGGTGATCGGTTTTCGTAATGACTACCGCAACTATGCCGGGGATGTGTTTCATCACGGCAGTGCCACACCGCTGGTGGCTGCCGCTAAACAGCTAACGAATGCCAGCTATCGGGTGAATGGCAAAACCTACAGCCTGCAGGATTATCTTCAGCGCCAGAACGTCAGCGGCATGCTGGTATTGAAAGACGGCAAAATCGCCTGGAAATATCTGGGGCAGGGCAATACCGACGCCACGCTGTGGACATCGCGCTCGGTGGGCAAATCGGTGGTCGCCACGCTGGTGGGCGTGGCGATTAAACAGGGCAAGATCCGCTCGCTCGACGATCTCATCACGCAATACGAACCCGACCTGAAAGGCACCGCGTGGGACGGCGTGACCCTCAGGCAGCTGATCACCCACACCTCCGGCGTGGCGTGGAATGAGGATTACACCAACCCGAAGTCGGACTTCGCGCAGCTGACCGAGTGTGAAGCCAAACCCGGCACCTATGCCTGCGTGCGCAAGCTGGTGGCCGGCCTGCAGCGTGCGCATCCGGCCGGGCAGAACTGGTCTTACTCCTCCGGCGGCGCGTGGCTGCTGGGCGACGTACTGGAGCGCGCCACTGGCATGCCGCTGGCGGCCTATCTTGAGCAAAGCATCTGGCAGCCGTACGGCATGGCGAGCGATGGCGTGTGGCATGCCTACGCCAAAGGCCAGCACGACGTGGGCGCGCACGGCTTTAACGCCACGCTGGAAGACTGGGGGCGCTTCGGTGAGTTCATTCTGCATAACGGGACGTTGCCGAACGGCAAACAGATCTTGCCGGAAGATTGGGTAGCCCAGTCGTCCAACTGGACGCGGGCGGCGGGCTCGGTATCGGCGGCGCATCCTAACGGCATCTACGGCTTCCAATGGTGGAACAACGAAGTGCCGGCCAATGCGACTAACGTAGAACCCGCTCCGCAGGCGTCCCTCAAGCATTCCCTGTGGGCGCTGGGGATCTTCGGCCAGATGATCATGGTGAATCAGGCGGAGAATCTGGTGATCGTCCAATGGTCCACCTGGCCGCAGGCGGAGCCTTCTTTCAGCGCGCAACCGCTGGAGGCGTCGCTGATGTTTAGCGCGATAGCGAAGGAATTGCGTTAA